In one window of Azoarcus olearius DNA:
- a CDS encoding FAD-binding oxidoreductase, whose protein sequence is MKAVALALAALGLAGLAFIAFLLVDGLRAVYQRRREERRQRPLRLVVRSREEVGGELLRLTLAHPRRRPLPVFEAGQHLMMTAPAGRGGGAIRRAYSLAAWHPRPTWYELGIKREAQGAMSSWAWNALLPGAVVDVSPPRGDFVVADDELDLVLIAGGIGITPMRAMLHASLARPRARRIVLLHAARHAGTLLYRGEFESLASLNPHFSYLPIVSRPDGFWRGERGRLDAHRVLAAVPTPQQARFYLCAGQALMEDLGGGLIAAGIDPARIHSEAFGAASAAGGHGQVITLEDGRRIDTAGEPSLLATLEAHGCAPPSDCRAGSCGECRMRLDAGAVRWLMAPACAVADGEILPCICRAAGDLRLRAA, encoded by the coding sequence ATGAAAGCGGTTGCGCTGGCGCTCGCGGCGCTTGGTCTCGCGGGCCTCGCCTTCATCGCCTTTCTGCTGGTGGACGGACTGCGCGCGGTGTACCAGCGGCGGCGGGAAGAACGGCGCCAGCGCCCGCTCCGGCTGGTGGTCCGCAGCCGCGAGGAAGTCGGCGGGGAACTGCTCCGGCTCACGCTCGCCCATCCGCGCCGGCGCCCCCTGCCGGTCTTCGAAGCCGGCCAGCACCTGATGATGACGGCCCCCGCCGGCCGCGGTGGCGGCGCGATACGACGGGCCTACTCGCTGGCCGCATGGCATCCGCGGCCCACTTGGTACGAACTCGGCATCAAGCGCGAAGCGCAGGGCGCGATGTCGTCGTGGGCCTGGAATGCGCTGCTGCCGGGTGCAGTTGTGGATGTGTCGCCGCCGCGCGGCGACTTCGTGGTCGCCGATGACGAGCTCGATCTGGTGCTGATCGCCGGCGGCATCGGCATCACGCCGATGCGCGCCATGCTGCATGCCAGCCTCGCGCGCCCGCGCGCTCGCCGCATCGTGCTGCTGCACGCCGCGCGCCACGCCGGCACGCTGCTCTACCGCGGCGAGTTCGAGAGCCTGGCCTCGCTGAATCCGCACTTCAGCTACCTGCCGATCGTCTCCCGTCCCGATGGGTTCTGGCGCGGCGAGCGCGGCCGGCTGGACGCGCACCGGGTGCTCGCCGCCGTGCCCACGCCGCAACAGGCGCGCTTCTACCTGTGCGCCGGGCAGGCGCTGATGGAAGACCTGGGCGGCGGCCTCATCGCCGCCGGCATCGACCCCGCGCGCATCCACAGCGAAGCCTTCGGCGCCGCCAGCGCGGCCGGCGGCCACGGCCAGGTGATCACGCTCGAGGACGGCCGCCGCATCGACACCGCCGGCGAGCCCAGCCTGCTCGCCACGCTGGAAGCCCACGGCTGCGCACCGCCCTCCGATTGCCGCGCCGGCAGTTGCGGCGAATGCCGGATGCGGCTGGACGCCGGCGCGGTGCGCTGGCTGATGGCCCCGGCCTGCGCGGTAGCGGACGGCGAGATACTGCCCTGCATCTGTCGGGCCGCGGGCGACCTGCGGCTACGTGCCGCGTGA
- a CDS encoding cytochrome B6, with protein sequence MYRPTLLVLSVVAFTTGAQADPLPPDATYRPLPTQPFSEVKRMDEQQKAEVMKRQAALLNERYDLSDRPQPGAMMSGGRKAVQGGARVKLGGGMSWDRLAGLSAEEIRDRDLLPQGFRPLPHVKQATGGQVFPQGQIDAIARLEQRDLRRFDVDLDLPDHLTPEFPPPIFLTTHPELGDVSRGQVLSLRNFYEIMNGIITPVQMEGLRLLLTPFPQEEFNQTEDRKVAEPSMGVACLDCHTNFHTNAAFHLTPDVRPQSARFRLDTTSLRGMFNQQIHGSKRSLRSVEDFTEFEQRTAYFNGDHVSATRKGVHLPDRPNQVAMMAQMQNIIDFPPAPKLDVTGRLIPEKATAQELAGERIFNGKGRCAECHTPPHFLDDRMHDLKLERFYKVGKTVNDQVALPDGPIKTFTLRGIKDSPPYLHDGRLPTLADTVEFFNLVLGLKLTQQEKDALVAYMLTL encoded by the coding sequence ATGTACAGACCGACATTGCTCGTTCTTTCCGTCGTTGCGTTCACCACGGGCGCGCAGGCAGATCCCTTGCCGCCCGACGCCACCTATCGGCCGCTGCCGACCCAGCCGTTTTCCGAAGTGAAGCGGATGGACGAGCAGCAGAAGGCCGAGGTGATGAAGCGCCAGGCCGCGTTGCTGAACGAACGCTACGACCTGTCCGACCGTCCGCAGCCGGGCGCGATGATGTCCGGCGGGCGCAAGGCGGTGCAGGGCGGGGCGCGGGTGAAGCTGGGCGGCGGCATGAGCTGGGATCGCCTCGCCGGCCTCAGCGCCGAGGAGATCCGTGACCGCGATCTGCTGCCGCAGGGCTTCCGCCCGCTGCCGCACGTGAAGCAGGCCACCGGCGGCCAGGTGTTTCCGCAAGGCCAGATCGACGCCATCGCCCGCCTGGAGCAGCGCGACCTGCGCCGCTTCGATGTCGATCTGGACCTGCCGGACCACCTGACGCCGGAGTTTCCGCCGCCGATCTTCCTGACCACGCATCCGGAACTGGGCGACGTGTCGCGCGGGCAGGTGCTGTCGCTGCGCAACTTCTACGAAATCATGAACGGCATCATCACGCCGGTGCAGATGGAGGGGCTGCGCCTCTTGCTCACGCCCTTCCCGCAGGAAGAGTTCAACCAGACCGAGGACCGCAAGGTGGCCGAGCCGAGCATGGGCGTGGCCTGTCTGGATTGCCACACCAACTTCCACACGAACGCGGCGTTCCACCTGACGCCCGACGTGCGCCCGCAGTCCGCCCGCTTCCGGCTGGACACGACCAGCCTGCGCGGCATGTTCAACCAGCAGATCCACGGTTCCAAACGCTCGCTGCGCTCGGTGGAGGATTTCACCGAGTTCGAGCAGCGCACCGCCTACTTCAACGGCGACCACGTCAGCGCCACGCGCAAGGGCGTGCATCTGCCCGACCGCCCCAACCAGGTGGCGATGATGGCGCAGATGCAGAACATCATCGACTTTCCGCCCGCGCCCAAGCTGGACGTGACCGGCCGCCTGATTCCGGAAAAGGCCACCGCGCAGGAACTGGCCGGCGAGCGCATCTTCAACGGCAAGGGCCGCTGCGCCGAGTGCCACACCCCGCCGCACTTCCTGGACGACCGCATGCATGACCTCAAGCTGGAACGTTTCTACAAGGTGGGCAAGACGGTGAATGACCAGGTCGCGCTGCCCGACGGCCCGATCAAGACCTTCACGCTGCGCGGCATCAAGGATTCGCCGCCCTACCTGCACGACGGCCGCCTGCCCACGCTGGCCGATACCGTGGAGTTCTTCAACCTGGTGCTCGGCCTCAAGCTCACGCAGCAGGAAAAGGACGCCCTCGTCGCCTACATGCTGACGCTCTGA
- a CDS encoding TonB-dependent receptor plug domain-containing protein has translation MPSFRLKSLCLLVAGACSPALAQTTTADSTALSEVLVVGQRDAQIERKHSEIQKIVISETEIERYGDATVGEVLRRLPGMTFTGPAGVTKDIRMRGLDKGYTQFLINGEPVPAAKKERQIQVDRLPADMIERIEIIRNPSALYDANGIGGTVNIVLKNRADGITRLRAAYGRNGDMEVGDVVAQWSRRFDDLDVLLAVSHTVGAEDVDEDKIAYNPNGTVKQVDLKEKPVRKDETLFAPRFVWHFGDDRLTLEPFVSKGSERKDEPTTTYNASGAVTKSTDKDEDKTDTISRMAMRYDGKTGWGDWFVKAGVQEAEEKKDATTYEYRANGTLSKTTLEDETLRERGVYAGTGLSLALGGGHRLSAGLEWRDGDYRNRKTKTENGADKSDAKDRFDIDETRLIAYLQDDWRINADHALTPGVRVERISRESTDSNGVSRKNDLTGTNPSLHYRWGVVEDLNLRASVARTVKLPKFDELNPFLKLESGVYKGGNPDLKPETALGYELGLEHYFWGNRGVVGLNFYRRDVDDFIQKEERLEGALRVERPYNVGEARFWGAELDWRIPLLRSGAHELTITGNHSEMRGRVKVAGVPGTSEVKDMPPRVTNLGLDWLHRPTMWAAGFSVNYQPNFTTDGVNADGVREIKRREAATQLDLYLGKTISAEAELRLIAKNVLAVDKEEETTKYTRAGALSSHEWKVEHSRPMLMVTLESRF, from the coding sequence GTGCCTTCCTTTCGCCTGAAATCCCTCTGCCTGCTCGTCGCGGGCGCCTGCTCCCCTGCCCTGGCCCAGACCACCACGGCCGATTCCACTGCGCTTTCCGAGGTACTCGTGGTCGGCCAGCGCGATGCCCAGATCGAACGCAAGCACTCGGAGATCCAGAAGATCGTCATCTCCGAGACCGAGATCGAACGCTACGGCGACGCCACCGTCGGCGAGGTGCTGCGGCGCCTGCCCGGCATGACCTTCACCGGGCCGGCCGGCGTCACCAAGGACATCCGCATGCGCGGGCTGGACAAGGGCTATACCCAGTTCCTGATCAACGGCGAACCGGTGCCCGCGGCCAAGAAGGAGCGCCAGATCCAGGTGGACCGGCTGCCGGCGGACATGATCGAGCGCATCGAGATCATCCGTAACCCGAGCGCGCTGTACGACGCCAACGGCATCGGCGGCACGGTGAACATCGTGCTCAAGAACCGCGCCGACGGAATCACCCGCCTGCGCGCGGCCTACGGCCGCAATGGCGACATGGAGGTGGGCGACGTGGTGGCGCAGTGGTCGCGCCGCTTCGACGACCTCGACGTGTTGCTCGCCGTTTCGCACACCGTCGGCGCCGAGGATGTGGACGAAGACAAGATCGCCTACAACCCCAACGGCACCGTGAAGCAGGTCGACCTCAAGGAGAAGCCGGTACGCAAGGACGAAACCCTGTTCGCACCGCGCTTCGTATGGCATTTCGGCGACGACCGGCTGACGCTGGAACCCTTCGTTTCCAAGGGCAGCGAGCGCAAGGACGAGCCGACCACCACCTACAACGCCAGCGGCGCGGTCACCAAATCCACCGACAAGGACGAGGACAAGACCGACACCATCAGCCGCATGGCGATGCGCTACGACGGCAAGACCGGCTGGGGCGACTGGTTCGTGAAGGCCGGCGTGCAGGAAGCGGAAGAAAAGAAGGACGCCACCACCTACGAGTACCGGGCCAACGGCACCCTCAGCAAGACCACGCTGGAAGACGAAACCCTGCGCGAACGGGGCGTCTATGCCGGCACCGGGCTCAGCCTCGCCCTCGGCGGCGGCCACCGCCTCTCCGCGGGCCTCGAGTGGCGCGACGGCGACTACCGCAACCGCAAGACCAAGACCGAGAACGGCGCCGACAAGTCCGACGCCAAGGACCGCTTCGACATCGACGAAACCCGGCTGATCGCCTATCTGCAGGACGACTGGCGCATCAACGCCGACCATGCGCTGACGCCCGGCGTCCGAGTCGAACGCATCTCGCGCGAATCGACCGACAGCAACGGCGTCAGCCGCAAGAACGATCTCACCGGCACCAATCCCTCGCTGCACTACCGCTGGGGGGTGGTGGAAGACCTCAACCTGCGCGCCAGCGTCGCGCGGACCGTCAAGCTGCCCAAGTTCGACGAACTCAACCCCTTCCTCAAACTCGAGAGCGGCGTCTACAAGGGAGGCAACCCCGACCTCAAACCGGAAACCGCGCTCGGCTACGAACTCGGTCTGGAGCACTACTTCTGGGGCAACCGCGGCGTGGTGGGGCTGAATTTCTACCGCCGCGATGTGGACGATTTCATCCAGAAGGAAGAACGGCTGGAAGGGGCACTCCGGGTGGAACGTCCCTACAACGTCGGCGAAGCCCGCTTCTGGGGCGCCGAACTCGACTGGCGCATCCCTCTGCTGCGCAGCGGCGCCCACGAGCTGACGATCACCGGCAACCACAGCGAAATGCGCGGCCGGGTGAAGGTGGCCGGCGTGCCGGGCACCAGCGAGGTCAAGGACATGCCGCCGCGCGTCACCAACCTCGGGCTCGACTGGCTGCATCGGCCGACGATGTGGGCCGCGGGCTTCAGCGTGAATTACCAGCCGAACTTCACCACCGACGGCGTCAATGCCGACGGCGTGCGCGAGATCAAGCGCCGCGAGGCCGCTACCCAGCTCGACCTCTACCTGGGCAAGACCATCAGCGCGGAGGCCGAACTGCGGCTGATCGCCAAGAACGTGCTCGCGGTCGACAAGGAAGAGGAAACCACCAAGTACACGAGGGCCGGCGCCCTCAGCAGCCACGAGTGGAAGGTGGAGCATTCCCGGCCGATGCTGATGGTCACCCTGGAAAGCCGCTTCTGA
- a CDS encoding DUF2269 family protein yields MDYQLLKWAHILSSTLLFGTGIGSAYYLLRATLERDPAVVATVARHVVLADWLFTATTALLQPLTGYLLIRAAGFPPDSGWLVKSYWLYGLAIACWLPVVHLQMRLRDIAHAAAAAGDPLPPAYWRVFRGWFALGVPAFFAFVAIFWLMVAKPV; encoded by the coding sequence ATGGACTATCAACTGCTGAAGTGGGCCCACATCCTGTCCTCGACGCTGCTGTTCGGCACCGGCATCGGCAGCGCGTACTACCTGCTGCGCGCCACGCTGGAGCGCGACCCCGCGGTGGTCGCCACCGTGGCGCGCCACGTGGTGCTGGCGGACTGGCTGTTCACCGCCACCACTGCGCTGCTGCAACCGCTGACCGGCTACCTGCTGATCCGCGCCGCGGGCTTTCCGCCCGACAGCGGCTGGCTGGTGAAGTCCTACTGGCTGTACGGGCTCGCAATCGCGTGCTGGCTGCCGGTGGTGCATCTGCAGATGCGCCTGCGCGACATCGCCCACGCCGCCGCGGCAGCCGGCGATCCGCTGCCGCCTGCCTACTGGCGCGTGTTTCGCGGCTGGTTCGCGCTCGGCGTGCCGGCCTTTTTCGCCTTCGTCGCGATCTTCTGGCTGATGGTGGCGAAGCCGGTGTAG
- a CDS encoding SDR family oxidoreductase — translation MNVLVTGATGFLGGSIVDRLLREGHQLRCAVRDPVAAVARRPGPAYFPLDYRHATTADAWREMLVGVEVVINAVGILREQGDQRFDLLHRAAPRALFDACVEAGVRRVLQISALGADAGAASAYHLSKRAADDHLLALPLEATVVQPSLVFGGAGASTALFASLASMPVVALPGGGRQRIQPVHVDDLVEAVARLVAAAAPPRRLAVVGPAPLCLRSYLASLRRAMGIRRPLRVLPVPIALARRVAVLARWWPKAPLDEDALDMLERGNVGDPAPLTALLGEAPRAVSEFVPRPWAGGFAQRARLAWLLPLLRATIGVMWIATALVSFGLYPVAASLELLARAGVPEGLRLLALYGAAVLDLVLGVLCFTSWQRRRVWAAQAALIAAYTLIISWKLPEFWLHPYGPLTKNLPLLAALWLLYETEPD, via the coding sequence GTGAACGTGCTCGTGACCGGCGCCACCGGGTTTCTCGGCGGCAGCATCGTCGACCGCCTGCTGCGCGAGGGCCACCAGTTGCGCTGCGCCGTGCGCGATCCGGTGGCCGCGGTGGCTCGCCGGCCGGGGCCGGCCTACTTTCCGCTGGATTACCGGCACGCGACCACCGCCGATGCGTGGCGCGAGATGCTGGTCGGGGTGGAGGTCGTGATCAACGCGGTGGGCATCCTGCGCGAACAGGGCGACCAGCGCTTCGACCTGCTGCACCGCGCGGCGCCCCGTGCGCTGTTCGATGCCTGTGTCGAGGCCGGCGTGCGGCGCGTGCTGCAGATTTCCGCCCTGGGCGCCGACGCCGGTGCCGCCAGCGCCTATCACCTGAGCAAGCGCGCGGCCGACGACCATCTGCTGGCGCTGCCGCTGGAAGCCACCGTGGTGCAGCCTTCGCTGGTGTTCGGTGGGGCCGGGGCCAGCACCGCGCTGTTCGCCTCGCTCGCCAGCATGCCCGTGGTGGCGCTGCCGGGCGGCGGACGGCAGCGCATCCAGCCGGTGCATGTGGATGATCTGGTGGAAGCGGTCGCGCGCCTGGTGGCGGCGGCGGCGCCGCCGCGCCGTCTGGCGGTGGTGGGGCCGGCGCCCCTGTGCCTGCGCAGCTACCTTGCCAGCCTGCGCCGGGCGATGGGCATCCGCCGGCCGCTGCGCGTGCTGCCGGTGCCCATCGCGCTCGCGCGCCGGGTTGCGGTGCTGGCGCGCTGGTGGCCCAAGGCGCCGCTGGACGAGGACGCGCTGGACATGCTGGAGCGCGGCAATGTCGGCGACCCCGCACCGCTCACCGCGCTGCTGGGCGAGGCGCCGCGCGCGGTGAGCGAGTTCGTGCCGCGCCCGTGGGCCGGGGGATTCGCCCAGCGCGCCCGGCTGGCGTGGCTGCTGCCGCTGCTACGGGCGACGATCGGCGTGATGTGGATCGCGACCGCGCTCGTTTCCTTCGGCCTCTACCCGGTGGCTGCCAGCCTGGAACTGCTGGCGCGCGCCGGCGTGCCCGAGGGCCTGCGGCTGCTGGCGTTGTACGGCGCGGCGGTGCTGGATCTGGTGCTGGGCGTGCTGTGCTTCACCTCGTGGCAGCGGCGCCGGGTGTGGGCGGCGCAAGCCGCGCTGATCGCCGCCTACACGCTGATCATCAGCTGGAAGCTGCCGGAGTTCTGGCTCCACCCCTACGGCCCGCTGACCAAGAACCTGCCGCTGCTGGCGGCGCTGTGGCTGCTGTACGAGACCGAGCCGGATTGA
- a CDS encoding DNA-3-methyladenine glycosylase family protein, with amino-acid sequence MDTPDTLPRAKAELYQQATAHLAGIDADWARLVAAVGPCLLQPKPAREPYEALVRAVAYQQLATSVGDRIIGRLLALYPDSAFPQPEQLLATGFDALRGCGFSARKIETIHGIAQGTLSGLVPSRADAVSMDDEALIARLVELRGIGRWTVEMLLIFTLERIDVLPVDDFGVREGYRHLKSLDEMPGRKEMARAGLVCSPYRTVAAWYLWRSLALPDYRRRRAGKPGAA; translated from the coding sequence ATGGATACACCCGACACCCTACCGCGCGCGAAGGCCGAGCTGTACCAGCAGGCCACCGCGCACCTGGCCGGCATCGACGCTGACTGGGCGCGCCTGGTGGCCGCGGTCGGCCCCTGCCTGCTGCAACCCAAGCCGGCCCGCGAACCTTACGAGGCGCTGGTGCGCGCTGTCGCCTACCAGCAGCTCGCCACCAGCGTGGGCGACCGCATCATCGGCCGCCTGCTGGCGCTCTATCCAGACAGCGCGTTTCCCCAACCGGAACAACTGCTCGCGACCGGCTTCGACGCGCTGCGCGGCTGCGGCTTTTCCGCCCGCAAGATCGAAACCATCCACGGCATCGCGCAGGGCACGCTGAGCGGCCTGGTGCCGAGCCGGGCGGATGCGGTGTCGATGGACGACGAGGCGCTGATCGCCCGCCTGGTGGAACTGCGCGGCATTGGCCGCTGGACGGTGGAGATGCTGCTGATCTTCACGCTGGAACGGATCGACGTGCTGCCGGTGGACGACTTCGGCGTGCGCGAGGGCTACCGCCACCTGAAGTCGCTGGACGAGATGCCGGGCCGCAAGGAGATGGCGCGCGCCGGGCTGGTATGCAGCCCGTATCGCACGGTGGCCGCGTGGTATCTGTGGCGGTCGCTGGCGCTGCCGGACTACCGCCGGCGGCGCGCCGGCAAACCGGGCGCGGCCTGA
- a CDS encoding PepSY domain-containing protein, whose protein sequence is MKLRFDSRKWHIWVSVMLALPILVVAVTAVFIAHSKSLRLAEIPVAAGWLPGYGGGEAAKVQNEARATLFTRGGTHYVGTTGGLYRLEQGRLVAEPGFAGNQIRGLAEADWGLVAATRQGVWVARDGQWQRMRGGDAWSAATRADGSVVVAVRDEGLLVSADGSQWQADTAVMPALAALQGEGGTDTVTLARLVMDLHTGKALLGKNLEWLWIDLVGLAMTLLSLTGVYMWWRGERRKRALQANRGAAPSPAAAAAQA, encoded by the coding sequence ATGAAGCTTCGTTTCGACAGCCGCAAGTGGCATATCTGGGTCAGCGTCATGCTCGCGCTGCCCATCCTCGTCGTCGCCGTCACCGCGGTGTTCATCGCCCACAGCAAATCGCTGCGCCTCGCCGAAATCCCGGTGGCGGCCGGCTGGCTGCCCGGTTATGGCGGCGGCGAGGCGGCCAAGGTGCAGAACGAAGCACGCGCCACCCTGTTCACCCGTGGCGGCACGCACTACGTCGGCACCACCGGCGGGCTCTACCGGCTCGAGCAGGGACGTCTGGTGGCCGAACCGGGCTTCGCCGGCAACCAGATCCGCGGCCTCGCCGAGGCGGACTGGGGCCTCGTCGCCGCCACCAGGCAGGGCGTGTGGGTGGCGCGCGACGGCCAGTGGCAGCGGATGCGTGGCGGCGACGCCTGGAGTGCGGCCACCCGCGCCGACGGCAGCGTCGTGGTGGCGGTCAGGGACGAAGGCCTGCTGGTCAGCGCCGATGGCAGCCAGTGGCAGGCGGACACCGCTGTCATGCCGGCACTGGCGGCACTCCAGGGCGAGGGCGGCACCGATACGGTCACGCTGGCCCGGCTGGTGATGGATCTGCACACCGGCAAGGCCCTGCTCGGCAAGAACCTCGAATGGCTGTGGATCGACCTCGTCGGCCTGGCGATGACGCTGCTGTCGCTGACCGGCGTCTACATGTGGTGGCGCGGAGAGCGCCGCAAACGCGCGTTGCAGGCCAACCGCGGCGCGGCCCCTTCGCCCGCAGCCGCCGCCGCGCAGGCATGA
- a CDS encoding DUF4142 domain-containing protein, translated as MHTRSILALAALALVALPARAQLGNPGMTDPATAEARPGTPAPGETNPQDRLFLKLAAMGNLGEVEAGHLALTKSSNPRVQAFARQMTEDHSATREKLDRLARDRRLPAPTTPQPDQQAARQRLESLSGRAFDAAYLETQLVDHQKTVQLLEWEIGSGQDAAVQHLAKDTLPAVLEHLRQVQTLMAETTGAPPQGLATMPMGAGEGRR; from the coding sequence ATGCACACCCGCTCCATCCTCGCGCTGGCCGCGCTTGCGCTCGTGGCGCTGCCGGCCCGCGCGCAGCTTGGCAACCCCGGTATGACCGATCCCGCCACCGCCGAAGCCCGCCCCGGCACGCCCGCGCCAGGGGAAACCAATCCGCAGGACCGCCTCTTCCTCAAGCTCGCCGCAATGGGCAACCTGGGCGAAGTGGAGGCCGGCCACCTCGCGCTGACCAAGTCCTCCAACCCGCGCGTGCAGGCCTTCGCGCGGCAGATGACGGAGGACCACTCCGCCACCCGCGAAAAGCTGGACCGGCTGGCCCGCGACCGCCGGCTGCCGGCGCCGACCACGCCCCAGCCCGACCAGCAGGCCGCGCGCCAGCGGCTGGAGTCGCTGTCGGGCCGCGCCTTCGATGCCGCCTACCTGGAGACGCAACTGGTCGACCACCAGAAGACGGTGCAGCTGCTGGAATGGGAAATCGGCTCCGGGCAGGACGCCGCGGTCCAGCATCTCGCCAAGGACACCTTGCCGGCCGTGCTGGAACACCTGCGCCAGGTGCAGACGCTGATGGCCGAAACCACCGGCGCCCCGCCGCAAGGCCTGGCGACGATGCCGATGGGCGCGGGCGAGGGCAGGCGCTGA
- a CDS encoding MgtC/SapB family protein, translating into MDAIATELAAGFGDGGRSLRSLVRLLVALACGALIGYQRERAGKAAGLRTHILVAMGSALVVTASAEAGMDPDALSRVVQGLVTGIGFLGAGAILKQAHEHSIFGLTTAAGIWMTAAIGVAAGLGRFATAVTAAALAWLVLAALYRLEVAANGPDEDWARRMAAIRSRRARMERKKRKETRMNTQPTPKKIDPGTDVSTPKPTPAHEEDLIDESMEESFPASDPPAVTPRKAPVESPPAKESRP; encoded by the coding sequence ATGGACGCGATTGCCACCGAACTGGCGGCGGGCTTCGGCGACGGCGGGCGCAGCCTGCGCTCGCTGGTGCGGCTGCTGGTGGCGCTGGCCTGTGGCGCCTTGATCGGCTACCAGCGCGAGCGCGCCGGCAAGGCCGCGGGCTTGCGCACCCACATCCTGGTGGCGATGGGGTCGGCGCTGGTGGTGACCGCCTCGGCCGAGGCGGGCATGGACCCGGACGCGCTGTCGCGGGTGGTGCAGGGGCTGGTCACCGGCATCGGTTTTCTGGGTGCCGGCGCCATCCTGAAGCAGGCGCATGAGCACAGCATTTTCGGCCTCACCACCGCGGCGGGCATCTGGATGACCGCGGCGATCGGCGTGGCCGCCGGCCTCGGCCGTTTCGCCACCGCGGTCACCGCCGCCGCGCTGGCGTGGCTGGTGCTGGCGGCGCTGTACCGGCTGGAGGTGGCGGCCAACGGCCCGGACGAAGACTGGGCGCGACGCATGGCGGCAATCCGCAGCCGGCGCGCCCGCATGGAGCGCAAGAAGCGCAAGGAGACGAGGATGAATACCCAACCCACACCGAAGAAGATCGACCCCGGCACCGATGTCAGCACGCCGAAGCCCACGCCCGCGCACGAGGAAGACCTGATCGACGAATCGATGGAAGAGAGCTTTCCCGCGAGCGATCCGCCCGCGGTGACGCCGCGCAAGGCGCCGGTGGAATCCCCGCCGGCGAAGGAGTCGCGGCCTTGA
- a CDS encoding CinA family protein: MDTLDELADFMKRHHLLLVTAESCTAGLIAAHLADVPGAGELLDCAFVTYSTEAKARCLEVDFGTIARHGLSSEAVAAEMARGALRHSRANVAIANTGVADNAGDGSTPPGTQCFAWAYRRADGGDQAEVFTETRRFHGDRNAVREAAAEYALLRIPHYCAPRGGA, encoded by the coding sequence ATGGACACGCTGGACGAACTCGCCGACTTCATGAAGCGCCACCACCTGCTGCTGGTCACCGCCGAATCGTGTACCGCGGGGCTGATTGCCGCCCACCTGGCCGACGTGCCCGGGGCGGGCGAACTGCTCGACTGCGCCTTCGTCACCTATTCCACCGAAGCCAAGGCGCGCTGCCTCGAGGTCGATTTCGGCACCATCGCCCGCCACGGCCTCAGCAGCGAGGCGGTGGCCGCCGAAATGGCGCGCGGCGCACTGCGCCACAGCCGGGCCAACGTCGCCATCGCCAACACCGGCGTGGCGGACAACGCCGGCGACGGCAGCACGCCGCCGGGAACCCAGTGCTTTGCCTGGGCCTATCGCCGCGCCGACGGCGGCGACCAGGCCGAAGTGTTTACCGAAACCCGTCGTTTTCACGGGGACCGCAACGCCGTTCGCGAGGCCGCGGCCGAGTACGCGCTGCTGCGCATCCCGCATTACTGCGCCCCGCGCGGCGGCGCCTGA